The genomic region CCAGCCAAATCTGGCAGAGGCAAGGAAAAGAAGAAGAAGTGGAGCAAGGGAAAACAAAAGGAGAAGGTGAACAACATGGTGCTGTTTGACCAGGCCACTTATGACAAGCTCCTCTCGGAAGGTCCTAAGTTCAAGCTCATCACTCCTTCTATCTTATCAAACAGGCTGAGGATTAATGGATCATTAGCACACCGTGTCATTAAGGATTTGATGGCAAAAGGTTCTATTAGGATGATTTCTGCCCATGCTAGTCAGCAGATTTACATCAGAGCCACCAACAGCTAAAGAGAAGTTGTTTGTCTTTCTCATGAGAGACACAAACTTTTAACTTTTTCTTAATATTCTTCATGTTAAGGAACTATTGTCTTTATGAGCTATTGTATGATTTGTTTAAGTTCATATGACTAAGCATTTATCTTTTTGGTTGACAGTTTGTTTTTCTACAAATGGATTTATATAGATTGATTATGTTATTACGAAGCTTGTATATTTATTATTGAAGAAATAAATTTTCGAGAGAATTTTCCTCACCATTGATATGACCATGATTGAAGGTAGAATTGTCGCTACAACCATGATGGAAAACTCAATGGGAGTTTTTTATGTGGAGCAGGAATACCATTGTGACGTTACGTCCAACCAATCATTGTTTATGCATGGATGATCTTACAATACAGTGTTTCATTATAGTTTTTCATTAAACATGGGTTAATAAAAAATAAAAACATGATTAGTCAGACGTATCATGTGGCTTATACGTCTGCCATACTTAAGATTTTCTTAGCTCAATATAGTTGGACTCATAATATAAGGTTATTATCATATAAATTAATGACTATCATTGTTCTCTTGGTCGGTTGTTGACTAGGTTTAACCATATTGAGTCCGGTTTGATCACTTTTCCGCTGGTTCGGCTCATTTTGGTAGATTCGGGCAAGTTCAGATCTTCATGGATTACCCCCATATTGGCTCATCACAGTCCGCCCAATCCAAAATACAGAAACCCCACCCCAACAAGCCCAAAGGAAATATTAGGACACCATCGTCAATAACCAGAAAAACAAGGGTAATAGGAACCGGTGGGCTTTTGGTTTGACTCCTAACCCCTCTGCCTTTGTCCCTCGTCGGACTTCACTCTCTTGGCGCTTTCAAAATTCCCCGCCACCGTCCCCGAGAGTCTCTCACTCGTTCGCCTCTCACCTTTATCCTCACCGCCCTGAACCCTAACTCAGGTAACTCCATCTTCTTATGCCATTCTTTCTCTCGCTTGCGAAATTTCGCAGTAAAACGAAGCAAATTGAAACGGAATTCGGTGAATTTCTGTGACGGTGTTCGTCGAATAATTTCGATTCAGTGTGGAATTTTTGGTTGTGTTTATTCTTCGCTCAAATTCTCAGTAACTAGGGTTTGCGGTATAGCAGTGAAGTTTTTTTCTTGTGCTTTCACTCTTTACTAAATTTGTGTGCTTTGCTGATAAACCCCTACGCTAGGGTTTTAGGTTGCTCTAAATGAGCTTTGGGGAATTGTAAATGAATTTTGACTTCTAATTCCGTTTGTGCTAATTGTTTTAATGTTGATGCGAATTGGAATTTGTCGTTTTTGGTTGTGATTTCTGAATTACTGAAACAATGCTGTTGATATGTTCAGTTTAAAATGGATGTGGAGGATTCTTGAGCTTATGTTTTGTGTTTTCTGATGTGTTGCAGGGCAAAATACTAGCAATTGACAGTATGGGAGACTCGTCGAGGTAAGACCTATTATCTTTTACTATCGTTGTGCATAGTAATGTGTTCAGAAACCTTTTGGAGTTTGGGTTATGAATTTTCTTATGTTCAATGTGTCAATTGGAGTAGGTGTTCTGTGATGAGGATTTTAAGACATTTTCACTTACATTTTCCGTTTAACATGAGAGCTTCACTAGTTTTAAATGAATACGCTGATTACATCATGTCTTCTGTTACGAGGAGTTCCATGTTAACGCCTCCCGTCTCTGAATGTAGCAATGGATGTAAGGAAGTCATAAAACAGGAAACTTTGGTCTAACAAAAGAATTTTCAGGGAGGAATTTAGCGATACGCTTCGAATACTTGTTGCCACGGATTGCCATCTGGGCTATTTGGAGAAGGATGAAGTGCGGCGGCATGATTCATTCCAGGCATTCAATGAGATATGCTCAATAGCGGAACAAAAGAATGTAAGAGCTTTTTGTCTTTGCTGCTGTGATTTTTAGCATCTCAATGCAAAACCTTCTTGCCTGTGTGGATTGTTTCCTTTGTGTAATTCCCTTTGTATTTCAAGTCCACATTTGGGGAATAATGAATTGCAAAGCTCAACTGAACCGGTTTCCTCATACTTTTTGTGCAAGCTGAAAATTTGAACCGAACTTTCTTATGCATACATTTTATATGTGTCTGCTATCAGGTGGATTTTGTGCTCCTTGGTGGTGACCTTTTCCATGAAAATAAACCTTCAAGGTCAACACTAGTTAAGGCCATTGAGATTCTACGGCAACATTGCCTCAGTGATCAGCCAGTGCAGTTTCAAGTTGTTAGTGATCAGACTGTGAATTTTGCAAATATGTAAGGAATTATATGCAGTTTGTTTTTCGGTTGGGCTATTTATTACAAATGTCTTGTCGAATTCGAGCTTTTATTTTAGAACCATATACATGCCTTGAGATGTGCAAAATTGCATGAGAAATCAAAGTTTTCTCAGGTCTTTACTTTAGTGTGTGTTTGCGTCCTGTTTACTAGAGCGTATAATGTTTGTTTTAACAGGTTCGGTCATGTAAATTACGAAGATCCTCACTTCAATGTTGGCTTGCCCGTCTTTAGTATTCATGGAAATCATGATGATCCTGCTGGAGTGGTATGGATTTCTATTTATTTATTTTCATTTCTGTGCAGCAGATGTTTGATCTGAGGAAGTGTTTTAGGGCCATGGATTTTTCGAAAAGGGTTCTTTTCATTCTATTTATTTCCTTGCTTCAACCATATTATGAGGAATTCCTCAAATAGCTTAATGAGTTTGTTGGATGTGGTGTTGAAGTAGTCCTGGGAATCAAGTTACATGCTTTATCAGATCAAAAATGCCAGATTAAATCTTAAGATATAAATTTGAATGACATTTTATTTAGATATCGTGAAATGATATGTTCAGTTCGTCTTGGAACCATTTGAAGAGAAGAACCCTTACAAATTTGATTCTGTTATTTTCAGGAAGATCCCCTTCTGTGTATTTATGTATTTATGTATATGTTAATATACATACCTAAATACATATGGGCTATATTTTGTCAAATGTTTGCTTCAGCTGTTATTAGTTTTATGAATTTGTATTTCTTAATGCTGTGACTGTCTACAGGATAATCTTTCTGCTGTTGATATCCTCTCGGCTTGCAATCTTGTAAACTATTTTGGGAAAATGGTTCTTGGGGGATCTGGTGTTGGTCAGATAAGTCTGTCCCCTATTCTTATCAGAAAGGTTTGTTTCTAGATTTGATAAATAGAAGGCTCATGGAATTTAGTCTTTTGTTGCATGATTTGTAAGTCCATTTGTATTGCAGGGTGCAACATCAGTAGCTCTGTATGGTCTTGGAAACATTAGAGATGAACGACTCAATAGAATGTTTCAGGTATTTTGGAGCATCTTTTTTCTTGTGTTTACTTTCGAGCTTTGAGTGCAGCCTCAGACATGATGCTATATTATTCATGTTTCAGACCCCCCATGCTGTACAATGGATAAGACCTGAAAGCCAAGAAGGATTGCAACTGTCAGACTGGTTCAACATCCTTGTGCTTCATCAGAACAGGTTTGGTGTGTGTACTGTATAGTGTGTGAGAGACGGGTAAATTTGATTAATGAATTAAATAATGAAGGAAGGAGGTTGATTTATGTTGAAATTTCATGTAATAATGGTTTGAACCTAAATTTGTCAATCTTACTAATTACCAAATTTACCTCATAATCCTGTGTGCAGAGTGAAGGCAAACCCAAAAAATGCTATAAATGAGCACATGTTACCAGAATTCCTGGATTTCATAGTGTGGGGACACGAACATGAATGCCTTGTTGACCCTCAGGTGCCATTAAGTATTGCTTATTCCCATATATGCAACAACGTACATTTGCCTTCTCATGCACACAAGCTGGAGTGTAGATTATAGTCTGCCTGTGTTAGTGTCTGGTTGTGTCTTTTGGTTCGGTTTAGAATGGGGATTCTTATAGAGTTGGACATGGATTTTGTTTCTTGACAGGAGGTTCTCGGGAAGGGGTTTCACATTACACAACCTGGTTCTTCAGTTGCAACATCATTGATTGATGGAGAATCGAAGCCAAAACATGTGCTTCTTTTGGAAATTAAGGTTCTCCTTCAGTCAATCTCATATCTTATTGTGTACACAGAAATCAGCATTTTTTTATCCTTTTCATATATAAACTGTCTTTGTTATTGATACACTTCTATATAGGGGAATCAATACCGACCAACCAAGATTCCTTTGACGTCAGTGAGGCCTTTTGAGTACACCGAGGTGATTTACAGTTACCGATCTTTTATGTATTGTGAGTTACTGTGAATAACTTAATTATTTGATACAGGTCGTATTAAAGGATGAACCTGAGATTGATCCCAATGATCAAAATTCTATTCTTGAGCGGTTAGACGAAGTGGTGAGTTTAAATGTAAAGTAGCTTTCGTCTGTCATAGTCCATTTTTGCCTTCATATTTTCTGATGCTTGGACTATATATCAATAACATGATTTCAAAAATCTACAGGTCAGAAGGCTGATAGATAAATCTAGGAGCAATGCTGGTAACAGATCAGAGGTCAAACTTCCATTAGTTCGGATAAAGGTAACATACCCATTTCAACTAAGATGATGGACTGTGCTACTGCCCTTCATATCTTAGTTTTTTCTGATGTAATATCCTTCCCATGTATTGTTCTCAGATGTATTTTTAAACCCCGTCTTGTAAAACCATTTAACTTCTCTGGTAATTGGCAGGTAGACTATTCTGGTTTTATGACAATAAATCCTCAAAAATTTGGACAAAAGTATGTTGGGAAGGTACATTTCCTCCACTAATCTTAGATTACTGCTGTAGTCCTGAACTCCTGATTTCTTGTGTGGCACATTCTAGAGATAAATTATTGTGACAATTGATTTTTAGGTTGCAAACCCGCAAGACATTCTTATATTTACAAAGGCTTCAAAAAAGGGTCGGAGCGAAGGTATCACATTCGCACCAGAACACTCTTCTCATTGGCTGATTCAGTTGCTTTATCTATATTCTGAACGTGAATATGCACTATGAGTTGTTATATTTGGCTGATTCAGATGCTTTATGTATATTCTTCTATTAAAAACACATTAAAAAGGAGGGGGTGGTTCTTTTGTCTTGTTGTTGGGTTCAATCCCTTAAGCAGAAAGGAGTTCAAAGTGATTGTTTCTCCACTTTCTCTCCACTTATTTTACTGTATTGATTTGTAGTACTGTAATGAAAATAAAATACTTGCTGATGCTATTTGTAATCTTTATGGTGTCTTCTGAGTACTTTTCGGAGTTGGTTTCCCAAGGCTTAACGCTGGGTTGTTTTCTAGTATCCACTAAGGAGTCTAAGGGTTAATACTTTATGGAGAACATGTAGGCCTTTTCTGCATCTACTTGTAATTTGGTACCCAAAAAATTTATGCCCCAGAGTTACTCCGATGGAGTGAGTTGGACCTTGTTTTTGTTGTTGTTGAAGTTTACTGTTTGATGTTTTTGTGTTATGTTGATTGTGGTGATCCTGCATCACTTAACGGTGGAATATTTACTTAGCGGTGATCGTGCGTCAGAATTAAATTGCTGACCTTTTATTTTACTAACAATTTCTTTGATATCTTTTATGTAGGTAAATTTGATGATTCTGAACGGCTTCGCCCTGAAGAATTAAATCAACAAAACATAGAGGCTCTAGTTGCTGAAAATAATCTGGTATCAACCATCAACTTTTTCATTTTCTTTTCACCACACACATTTTTCAAACTTGTTGATGAGGTACCTGACATCAGTGGACTCTAGATTGGTTTTCATATAGAATAGAGGTTTTTAGGTCCTTGCTATTAAAAAGTTTATCCAGTACATGAGAAACATGCACTGAACTAACATAAGGTGAAGATTAAGGGAAACTGGATCTGGTTTGCAACCAGCAAATTTCTTCACACATGGCTGCTAGTTTGAAACCAACAGAATTTTGTTTTACCTATAAAATATGATTCTGTTTTGGTTCACCCATAGAATAAGATGTAAAAAGTTGAAGTTAATTATGGACTTACTATAGCATTATAGATTTTTATTTCGAGGCTAAAACCTTCATGGTCTGATCATACAGAAAATGGAGATCCTTCCTGTCAATGATTTGGATGTTGCCCTACACGAATTTGTTAATAAAGATGATAAAAATGCTTTCCATTCCTGCGTGTTGTACAATCTTCAAGAAACTCGAGTAAGTATCCTTTAGACCTGGTTTTTGTAGATACAGTAATTTTTCTTTTTGATTATAATTATTTGTTGCTTTTGATTACAATATTAATTCTGTTTTCTTTGCTTAAAAACTTTTTTTTTTTTTTTCTATTTGCACAGAACAAAATTGCCATGGATTCAGATCCTCTGAAATTTGAAGAAGAAGATTTGATCCTTAAAGTTGGAGAGTGCTTGGAGGTAAGAAAAATGGATTTTAAGATTGCTTTAGCATTAAGTTAGTAGTGAATGAATACCTATTGTAGTCAGAGTACGGACATCTTTCGCTTCTGGGGCCTCTTAAAATGCATAGAAGTCTCCTCTTAGTTTCTTGAGGTCTTGTTTGC from Fragaria vesca subsp. vesca linkage group LG3, FraVesHawaii_1.0, whole genome shotgun sequence harbors:
- the LOC101290842 gene encoding double-strand break repair protein MRE11-like, yielding MGDSSREEFSDTLRILVATDCHLGYLEKDEVRRHDSFQAFNEICSIAEQKNVDFVLLGGDLFHENKPSRSTLVKAIEILRQHCLSDQPVQFQVVSDQTVNFANMFGHVNYEDPHFNVGLPVFSIHGNHDDPAGVDNLSAVDILSACNLVNYFGKMVLGGSGVGQISLSPILIRKGATSVALYGLGNIRDERLNRMFQTPHAVQWIRPESQEGLQLSDWFNILVLHQNRVKANPKNAINEHMLPEFLDFIVWGHEHECLVDPQEVLGKGFHITQPGSSVATSLIDGESKPKHVLLLEIKGNQYRPTKIPLTSVRPFEYTEVVLKDEPEIDPNDQNSILERLDEVVRRLIDKSRSNAGNRSEVKLPLVRIKVDYSGFMTINPQKFGQKYVGKVANPQDILIFTKASKKGRSEGKFDDSERLRPEELNQQNIEALVAENNLKMEILPVNDLDVALHEFVNKDDKNAFHSCVLYNLQETRNKIAMDSDPLKFEEEDLILKVGECLEERQKERSTLPKDSSRFTSTASSLEGFRGKSAAGLGSAVSFSDDEDTTQMTGSKSTGRGRRASAKPSSSEVGKGKTSMRGRGRGRGRGSTNLKQTTLDAALGIRHSQRSASASASAAVRSIADDDDVDDVNSHSSEEAINEVDNSSENEESVQGRGRKRAAPRGRGRGSTQSKRGKKTDSVPIYRMLMNQNDDDDDDDDVTKRFNKPPPRVTRNYGALRRGN
- the LOC101315317 gene encoding 40S ribosomal protein S25-3-like, translating into MTLEKEKAPPLSSKPAKSGRGKEKKKKWSKGKQKEKVNNMVLFDQATYDKLLSEGPKFKLITPSILSNRLRINGSLAHRVIKDLMAKGSIRMISAHASQQIYIRATNS